The DNA region GCGGGCCAGAAAAGTGGAGATAACGCCACCTACGATGGCACCGAAGATGGTTGCGAACCAGAGGGTGAGCAGCGTAGAGCGGTTGGCGCGGCGGAGTTGAACCAGTTCTTCATTGGTCTGCGACATCTGCGACTGGGCCAGGTCGGTCACAGTAGTGAATAAACCCCGCTCCAGAGGAAGTATCTGGTTCTGAAGCGTGTCGTAAGCCTGCGCTGTTCCCTGCGAGGTCTTGGTCTCGTTGAGGGCCTCGACCTTCTCTTCGAGCGGCTTGAGCTTGACCAGGCCGGACTCGATCATCTCAAGCCGGGAAGCATCGGGACCGAGATCGAAGTGTGTGCTGTCCTGGCTGAGTTTGGCTACAGCAGCTTCGGCCATCGCAAACTGTTGCTCCCGTGCTTGCCGGAACGAGGCCGACGTCGCGGGATCGAGACCGAAGAGCATGTACGATTCGAGGCTGCTGATAGTGCGGGTGAGATGAGAGTCGACATCGCGGCTACCCATGATGATGGGAAGGCGGCTGGTGGTGACGACGTCGGAGAGGTGGTTGGCTTCTTCGATGCGGACGTGCGCCGTGTAAGCGCTGAGAAGCATGGCGATGATGAGAAAGCCGGTGCTGAGGCCGAGCTTGGATTCAAGTTTCATGATGGTCCTTACCTGTGCGGTGGTCGCCCGTGGGGAAATGGCTACTGAATGTCGCTTTTGAAGTTGACTTCGACCTCGGATTCAGAGGTATCGGAGCCCGGTTCGAAGCGCCAGCGTTTGACCGCGTCCTCTGCCGCGGCGGCGAGCAGCGGATGGCCGGACTCGACCTTTGTTTTGGAGACGGCGCCATCGGGCTGAACGGTGACCATGAGAACAACCGTTCCGCCTACATGCATGCGGCGGGCGAGCTCTGGATAGCTGGGAGCGACCCGCGTAACTACGGCTCGATGAACATTGCCGGCAAAGGCGGCTCCGGCGCAGAGGAAGAGACTTCCTACGACGAGAAGGGGACGGGAAGATCGGAATGAGACTGCCAAGTAAAACCTCCGGGATATAGAGGTTGTATCGGCGGAGATGGCGGCGGCTTTAGCGGGAGGTGAGAACGGGGGTTGATATGGCGGCGAAGGTCAGATGTTCGGCGGGGCTTCCGGTGCGCTGCTTCCAGTCGAGGAAGAGCTTGCCGTAGCTGTCGGTAAGGCAGGTTGCGGGGTCGATATTCAGCTCAGCGATGGTCCGGTCGATCCATTCGGGCGGCCCTTCGAGCTCAACGTAGTTGCCGATGGGAGTTTCGTCGATGACGAGGTGGGCAGATTTTTCGGTGGTGTGGGACCATTCGGTGCGGAACTTCTCGTAGGTGAAGACGGGTACATAGCCGAGCTGCTGAAAGATCTCCGAGAGCGCGT from Edaphobacter paludis includes:
- a CDS encoding energy transducer TonB, translating into MAVSFRSSRPLLVVGSLFLCAGAAFAGNVHRAVVTRVAPSYPELARRMHVGGTVVLMVTVQPDGAVSKTKVESGHPLLAAAAEDAVKRWRFEPGSDTSESEVEVNFKSDIQ
- a CDS encoding class IV adenylate cyclase — protein: MQSAEIELKFPLSDPAALQARLPQLGFRLDTPRTFEHNTLYDTATRDLRAQTQLLRIRQYGDLCTVTHKRMPDQIPSETRYKVRIETETTVADGHALSEIFQQLGYVPVFTYEKFRTEWSHTTEKSAHLVIDETPIGNYVELEGPPEWIDRTIAELNIDPATCLTDSYGKLFLDWKQRTGSPAEHLTFAAISTPVLTSR